The following are from one region of the Oryzias latipes chromosome 12, ASM223467v1 genome:
- the enc1 gene encoding ectoderm-neural cortex protein 1 isoform X2, which yields MKMSVCVHENRKSRASTGSMNIYLFHKSSYADSVLMHLNSLRQQRLFTDVLLHAGSRTFPCHRAVLAACSRYFEAMFSGGLRESQASEVDFRDSIHPEVLELLLDYAYSSRVVINEENAESLLEAGDMLEFQDIRDACAEFLERNLHPSNCLGMLLLSDAHQCTKLSELSWGMCLSNFPAICKTEDFLQLPKDMVVQLLSHEELETEDERLVYEAALNWINYDLERRHCHLPELLRTVRLALLPAIFLMENVSTEELINAQAKSKELVDEAIRCKLKILQNDGVVNSPCARPRKTSHALFLLGGQTFMCDKLYLVDQKAKEIIPKADIPSPRKEFSACAIGCKVYITGGRGSENGVSKDVWVYDTVHEEWSKAAPMLIARFGHGSTELKHCLYVVGGHTAATGCLPASPSVSLKQVEQFDPVANKWTMVAPLREGVSNAAVVSVKLKLFAFGGTSVTHDKLPKVQCYDPQENRWTVPASCPQPWRYTAAAVLGNQIFVMGGDTEFSACSAYKFSSENYQWTKVGDVTAKRMSCQAVASGNKLYVVGGYFGTQRCKTLDCYDPTLDAWNSITTVPYSLIPTAFVSTWKHLPA from the coding sequence ATGAAAATGTCCGTGTGCGTCCACGAGAACCGAAAATCCAGAGCCAGCACCGGCTCCATGAATATCTACCTTTTTCACAAGTCCTCCTACGCGGACAGTGTCCTCATGCACCTCAACTCTCTGCGGCAGCAAAGGCTCTTCACAGATGTCCTGCTTCACGCAGGCAGCCGCACCTTCCCCTGCCATCGCGCCGTGCTGGCTGCCTGCAGTCGATACTTTGAGGCCATGTTCAGTGGGGGGCTCAGAGAAAGCCAGGCCAGTGAGGTGGACTTCCGGGACTCCATCCATCCAGAGGTTTTAGAACTCCTGCTGGATTATGCGTACTCGTCGCGCGTGGTCATCAATGAAGAGAACGCTGAGTCACTACTGGAGGCTGGAGACATGCTGGAGTTTCAAGACATCCGCGACGCCTGCGCCGAATTCCTTGAGAGAAACCTTCACCCATCCAACTGCCTTGgcatgctgctgctgtctgACGCCCACCAGTGCACCAAGCTGTCAGAGCTCTCCTGGGGCATGTGTCTTAGCAACTTCCCTGCTATTTGCAAGACAGAGGATTTCCTCCAACTGCCCAAAGACATGGTGGTGCAGCTGTTGTCCCATGAGGAACTAGAGACAGAAGATGAGAGGCTGGTTTATGAAGCTGCCCTCAACTGGATCAACTACGATCTGGAGAGGAGGCACTGCCATCTTCCAGAACTCCTCAGAACAGTCCGCCTTGCTCTGCTTCCTGCCATATTTTTAATGGAGAATGTGTCAACAGAGGAGCTGATCAACGCTCAGGCAAAGAGTAAGGAACTGGTAGATGAGGCTATACGCTGTAAGCTTAAGATCCTGCAGAATGACGGCGTTGTCAACAGCCCATGTGCTCGACCAAGAAAAACCAGCCATGCCCTCTTCCTTCTGGGTGGGCAGACCTTCATGTGTGACAAGTTGTACCTGGTTGATCAGAAAGCCAAAGAGATCATTCCCAAAGCTGACATTCCCAGTCCTAGGAAAGAATTCAGTGCATGTGCCATTGGTTGTAAAGTCTACATTACAGGTGGAAGGGGATCAGAGAACGGAGTGTCCAAAGATGTCTGGGTCTATGATACTGTCCATGAGGAATGGTCAAAGGCTGCCCCCATGCTAATCGCCCGGTTTGGACATGGCTCTACTGAGCTGAAACACTGTCTCTATGTCGTTGGTGGACACACTGCAGCTACTGGTTGCTTGCCGGCTTCTCCATCTGTGTCCCTCAAGCAAGTGGAGCAGTTTGACCCCGTGGCAAACAAGTGGACCATGGTGGCTCCTTTAAGAGAAGGAGTGAGTAATGCAGCAGTCGTCAGTGTAAAGCTCAAGCTGTTTGCCTTTGGGGGAACCAGTGTCACTCACGACAAACTGCCCAAAGTCCAGTGTTATGATCCGCAGGAGAACCGATGGACTGTTCCGGCCTCCTGTCCACAGCCGTGGCGTTACACGGCTGCCGCAGTGTTGGGAAACCAGATCTTCGTTATGGGTGGTGATACAGAATTTTCAGCATGCTCAGCCTACAAGTTCAGCAGTGAGAACTATCAGTGGACAAAAGTGGGTGATGTGACCGCCAAACGAATGAGTTGCCAGGCGGTGGCATCGGGAAACAAACTGTACGTAGTGGGCGGATACTTTGGCACACAGCGATGTAAAACTCTTGACtgctatgaccccaccctcgaTGCATGGAACAGCATCACTACTGTGCCATACTCGCTCATTCCTACGGCTTTCGTCAGCACCTGGAAGCACCTCCCAGCTTGA
- the enc1 gene encoding ectoderm-neural cortex protein 1 isoform X1 — MCASSQGMRASLPASFPEDPLRTDRAGKRLISSFHPPDSMKMSVCVHENRKSRASTGSMNIYLFHKSSYADSVLMHLNSLRQQRLFTDVLLHAGSRTFPCHRAVLAACSRYFEAMFSGGLRESQASEVDFRDSIHPEVLELLLDYAYSSRVVINEENAESLLEAGDMLEFQDIRDACAEFLERNLHPSNCLGMLLLSDAHQCTKLSELSWGMCLSNFPAICKTEDFLQLPKDMVVQLLSHEELETEDERLVYEAALNWINYDLERRHCHLPELLRTVRLALLPAIFLMENVSTEELINAQAKSKELVDEAIRCKLKILQNDGVVNSPCARPRKTSHALFLLGGQTFMCDKLYLVDQKAKEIIPKADIPSPRKEFSACAIGCKVYITGGRGSENGVSKDVWVYDTVHEEWSKAAPMLIARFGHGSTELKHCLYVVGGHTAATGCLPASPSVSLKQVEQFDPVANKWTMVAPLREGVSNAAVVSVKLKLFAFGGTSVTHDKLPKVQCYDPQENRWTVPASCPQPWRYTAAAVLGNQIFVMGGDTEFSACSAYKFSSENYQWTKVGDVTAKRMSCQAVASGNKLYVVGGYFGTQRCKTLDCYDPTLDAWNSITTVPYSLIPTAFVSTWKHLPA, encoded by the coding sequence GATTCAATGAAAATGTCCGTGTGCGTCCACGAGAACCGAAAATCCAGAGCCAGCACCGGCTCCATGAATATCTACCTTTTTCACAAGTCCTCCTACGCGGACAGTGTCCTCATGCACCTCAACTCTCTGCGGCAGCAAAGGCTCTTCACAGATGTCCTGCTTCACGCAGGCAGCCGCACCTTCCCCTGCCATCGCGCCGTGCTGGCTGCCTGCAGTCGATACTTTGAGGCCATGTTCAGTGGGGGGCTCAGAGAAAGCCAGGCCAGTGAGGTGGACTTCCGGGACTCCATCCATCCAGAGGTTTTAGAACTCCTGCTGGATTATGCGTACTCGTCGCGCGTGGTCATCAATGAAGAGAACGCTGAGTCACTACTGGAGGCTGGAGACATGCTGGAGTTTCAAGACATCCGCGACGCCTGCGCCGAATTCCTTGAGAGAAACCTTCACCCATCCAACTGCCTTGgcatgctgctgctgtctgACGCCCACCAGTGCACCAAGCTGTCAGAGCTCTCCTGGGGCATGTGTCTTAGCAACTTCCCTGCTATTTGCAAGACAGAGGATTTCCTCCAACTGCCCAAAGACATGGTGGTGCAGCTGTTGTCCCATGAGGAACTAGAGACAGAAGATGAGAGGCTGGTTTATGAAGCTGCCCTCAACTGGATCAACTACGATCTGGAGAGGAGGCACTGCCATCTTCCAGAACTCCTCAGAACAGTCCGCCTTGCTCTGCTTCCTGCCATATTTTTAATGGAGAATGTGTCAACAGAGGAGCTGATCAACGCTCAGGCAAAGAGTAAGGAACTGGTAGATGAGGCTATACGCTGTAAGCTTAAGATCCTGCAGAATGACGGCGTTGTCAACAGCCCATGTGCTCGACCAAGAAAAACCAGCCATGCCCTCTTCCTTCTGGGTGGGCAGACCTTCATGTGTGACAAGTTGTACCTGGTTGATCAGAAAGCCAAAGAGATCATTCCCAAAGCTGACATTCCCAGTCCTAGGAAAGAATTCAGTGCATGTGCCATTGGTTGTAAAGTCTACATTACAGGTGGAAGGGGATCAGAGAACGGAGTGTCCAAAGATGTCTGGGTCTATGATACTGTCCATGAGGAATGGTCAAAGGCTGCCCCCATGCTAATCGCCCGGTTTGGACATGGCTCTACTGAGCTGAAACACTGTCTCTATGTCGTTGGTGGACACACTGCAGCTACTGGTTGCTTGCCGGCTTCTCCATCTGTGTCCCTCAAGCAAGTGGAGCAGTTTGACCCCGTGGCAAACAAGTGGACCATGGTGGCTCCTTTAAGAGAAGGAGTGAGTAATGCAGCAGTCGTCAGTGTAAAGCTCAAGCTGTTTGCCTTTGGGGGAACCAGTGTCACTCACGACAAACTGCCCAAAGTCCAGTGTTATGATCCGCAGGAGAACCGATGGACTGTTCCGGCCTCCTGTCCACAGCCGTGGCGTTACACGGCTGCCGCAGTGTTGGGAAACCAGATCTTCGTTATGGGTGGTGATACAGAATTTTCAGCATGCTCAGCCTACAAGTTCAGCAGTGAGAACTATCAGTGGACAAAAGTGGGTGATGTGACCGCCAAACGAATGAGTTGCCAGGCGGTGGCATCGGGAAACAAACTGTACGTAGTGGGCGGATACTTTGGCACACAGCGATGTAAAACTCTTGACtgctatgaccccaccctcgaTGCATGGAACAGCATCACTACTGTGCCATACTCGCTCATTCCTACGGCTTTCGTCAGCACCTGGAAGCACCTCCCAGCTTGA